A single Gemmatimonadetes bacterium SCN 70-22 DNA region contains:
- a CDS encoding DNA polymerase II yields MTRSRDDWLWGWDDTPGIVSVWGEADGRITLWRRLPDGGELVRESVAFRPWLLVSHLEDVRHLGDRLVPSGGAIPRRGRGPDAVTWRELDGAGELRYLLRARSLATLTNAVLHGASRRLGHPLRHVRELGDGALLLLPPEEQYLVATGRSYFRDLPFERLQRLQVDLETTGLDPGRDRIFMAAVRLPSGATRLLEAPTVDDAGEAALIRQLVATIAAADPDVIENHNLHGFDLPFLAERSRRLRVPLALGRIGAPGLRERAAMRGAMASGAAAGGATRQRIRYVIPGRELIDTLDAVRRHDFSSRDLPGHGLKAVARHFGLARDDRVEIRGDRIFAVYQQDPGRVRRYAASDVEEVEGLARLLGGAAFALARMVPRRYERVADAGAATGVIDPLLVRAYLRAGVALPAHAPASPIEHTGAALHLFAAGVAHRVVKADVASLYPSLMRAYRIGPARDHLRALLTLVDALVTQRLEAKALARQAPAGSAERFTHEAVSAAMKIVVNSAYGYLAAGGGLTRFADVRAANEVTRRGRELLELLCRELAARGVTLLEADTDGVYFAVPEGWREDDERRVVAEVAALLPPRVQLEFEGRYAAMLSHEPKNYALLTYAGTLHLRGVAFRSSRTEPFAMDFLRRAIAALLRGDVEGVRAEYLSTAARLRERRYETREVSSRVRLTKSPAEYHAVRDRRRELAYEAMLASGRATWNVGERVRIYRTATGHGGVVREHDADEHAPPDPRDYDVAHYQRLLRETYAARLARAFTPGDFATVFADPEQPSLWSGALAGVRPMLAPVRPARAY; encoded by the coding sequence GTGACTCGATCGCGCGACGACTGGTTGTGGGGATGGGATGACACGCCGGGCATCGTCTCGGTGTGGGGCGAGGCCGACGGGCGCATCACGCTCTGGCGCCGACTGCCCGACGGCGGCGAACTGGTGCGCGAATCGGTGGCCTTTCGACCGTGGCTCCTCGTTTCCCACCTGGAGGACGTGCGCCACCTGGGCGACCGGCTCGTCCCGTCGGGCGGCGCGATTCCGCGCCGGGGGCGCGGGCCCGATGCGGTGACGTGGCGCGAACTGGACGGCGCGGGTGAGCTGCGCTACCTGCTGCGCGCCCGGAGCCTGGCGACGCTGACGAACGCGGTGCTGCACGGAGCGTCCAGGCGCCTGGGGCATCCCCTGCGACACGTGCGCGAACTGGGGGACGGGGCGTTGCTCCTCCTCCCGCCCGAGGAGCAATACCTGGTGGCGACGGGGCGCAGCTACTTTCGCGACCTCCCGTTCGAGCGGCTGCAACGCCTGCAGGTGGACCTGGAGACGACGGGACTCGACCCGGGACGCGACCGGATCTTCATGGCCGCGGTGCGGCTGCCGTCAGGGGCAACGAGGCTGCTCGAGGCGCCGACGGTCGACGACGCCGGCGAGGCGGCGCTCATCCGGCAGCTGGTGGCGACGATCGCCGCCGCCGACCCCGACGTCATCGAGAACCACAACCTGCACGGTTTCGACCTCCCCTTCCTGGCCGAGCGCTCGCGGAGACTTCGCGTCCCGTTGGCGCTGGGGCGCATCGGCGCCCCGGGCCTTCGCGAGCGGGCGGCCATGCGCGGCGCCATGGCCAGCGGCGCCGCGGCAGGCGGTGCCACCCGGCAGCGCATCCGGTACGTGATTCCCGGGCGCGAGCTCATCGACACGCTCGACGCCGTCCGGCGGCACGACTTCTCGTCGCGCGACCTGCCGGGCCACGGCCTCAAGGCGGTGGCCCGGCATTTCGGGCTGGCGCGCGACGACCGGGTGGAGATCCGGGGCGACCGCATCTTCGCCGTCTACCAGCAGGACCCCGGCCGAGTGCGTCGTTATGCGGCCAGCGATGTCGAGGAGGTCGAGGGGCTCGCCCGCCTCCTGGGCGGGGCGGCCTTCGCCCTCGCCCGCATGGTGCCGCGCCGATACGAGCGCGTGGCCGACGCGGGTGCCGCCACCGGCGTCATCGATCCGCTCCTGGTGCGCGCCTACCTGCGCGCCGGCGTGGCCCTCCCGGCGCATGCGCCGGCGTCGCCCATCGAGCACACCGGCGCCGCGTTGCACCTGTTCGCCGCCGGGGTCGCCCATCGCGTGGTCAAGGCCGACGTGGCCTCGCTGTACCCGTCGCTCATGCGCGCCTATCGCATCGGCCCGGCGCGCGACCACCTGCGGGCGCTCCTCACCCTCGTCGACGCCCTCGTGACCCAGCGACTGGAGGCCAAGGCCCTGGCGCGGCAGGCCCCGGCCGGGTCGGCCGAACGCTTCACCCACGAGGCGGTATCGGCGGCGATGAAGATCGTCGTCAACTCCGCCTACGGATACCTTGCGGCTGGCGGAGGCCTGACCCGGTTTGCCGACGTGCGGGCGGCCAACGAGGTCACGCGGCGGGGGCGCGAGCTGCTCGAGCTCCTGTGCCGCGAGCTGGCGGCGCGCGGCGTCACCCTCCTCGAGGCCGACACCGACGGCGTCTACTTCGCCGTCCCCGAGGGATGGCGCGAGGACGACGAGCGGCGCGTGGTCGCCGAGGTCGCCGCCCTCCTCCCGCCACGCGTGCAGCTGGAGTTCGAGGGGCGCTACGCCGCCATGCTCTCGCACGAACCCAAGAACTACGCCCTCCTCACCTACGCCGGGACGCTCCACCTGCGCGGGGTCGCCTTCCGCTCGAGCCGTACCGAGCCCTTCGCCATGGACTTCCTGCGACGTGCCATCGCGGCGCTGCTTCGCGGCGACGTCGAGGGGGTGCGCGCCGAGTACCTGTCGACGGCGGCGCGCCTGCGTGAGCGCCGGTACGAGACACGCGAGGTGTCGTCCCGCGTCCGCCTCACCAAGTCGCCCGCCGAGTACCACGCCGTGCGTGACCGGCGGCGCGAACTGGCGTACGAGGCGATGCTCGCCAGCGGGCGTGCGACCTGGAACGTGGGCGAGCGCGTGCGGATCTATCGCACCGCCACGGGACACGGGGGCGTGGTACGCGAGCACGACGCCGACGAGCACGCCCCTCCCGACCCGCGCGACTACGACGTGGCGCACTACCAGCGCCTGCTGCGCGAGACGTATGCGGCGCGGCTCGCGCGCGCCTTCACCCCCGGCGACTTCGCCACGGTCTTCGCCGACCCCGAGCAGCCGTCGCTGTGGAGCGGCGCACTGGCTGGGGTGCGCCCGATGTTGGCGCCGGTGCGACCGGCACGCGCATACTAG